The following DNA comes from Alnus glutinosa chromosome 6, dhAlnGlut1.1, whole genome shotgun sequence.
GGGCAAAAACCTATTGGTTTTTGCCGATGCCTGATTGAAGTTATCCCCattttcaaaatgataaatcttatgagattgtgacacatcatattaaaactaaattttagaagaaaaaaaaagtgttaaataTGTTTAGTATTTCTCAATATAGAAGCTCCACAAAATCTtgttttgggggaaaaaaaaaaaattaattcgaCAATCAGGGAAAAAATGGTTGGAagatttaaactaaaaaaaattgctaaacacatttttttttttattataactcttttacaaaaaaaaaaaatatatatatatatatatatatattcatcagtCTACATGTGGGAGTCATGTGGCATATGGGACAATataagtaaataataataataataataatacaaaattattaaaaaaattataataaaaacagACGTGtcgaaaaaaaacaatttttaccGTCACTCCGTCCATTCTCTGAAACAAATAAATACGAAACAAAAAGTCAGCAGGCACACACTCTGTCTCTGATCACTGAAACGCTCGAAGAAAACACCAAGAAAACCTAgacacttttcttcttcttcttcttctactctctctctttttctagaAGATTTTTTGTACCGGTTTTCTTGGCAATGTGGTTGGCCTGACACGTCATCGGAGGAAATGGCCAAGTGTCAGCGAAACGACGTCGCGTCACTGATCCTCGACCGCCCTACTGCCGCCGCCGCCGGGGGCCACTCCCGTCTATGGACTGTATTCTCCGGTTCTGCATTCCGCCGCGCAATCTTCGACGCCGTCAGCTGCGGAGGCGGATCCCGCCACCGTAACCGTCACCGCGAAGAGGACGACGTTTTCGCCGCAAGCGTCAGATCAACAGCCAAAGCGCCCGAGAAGCGGAAGGCGGTGAGGTCCGAGAAGCTCTCGGATCTTCTGAGCATGGCGGACTCGCCGGAGGCCGAGAGCGATGCGGAGACGAAGAGGAAGGAGGAGGCGCTGGAGGAGCTGAAGCGCGTGGCGAGGGGGCTCCAGGCCGAGGACTTGTCGACGAGAAAGGAAGCCGCGCGGAGCGTGAGGCTACGCGCGAAGGAGGACTCGGAGGCCAGAGTGACGCTCGCTATGCTCGGAGCGATCCCTCCTCTAGTCGGAATGCTCGACTCGGAGGACGCCGATTCTCAGATCGCATCGCTCTACGCGCTGCTCAATCTCGGGATCGGCAACGACGTGTGAGTTTTTCGGTTCCGGTTCCGGTTCCGGTTTCGGTTTTGAATCGGAATCTGATTCTGTTTTTGTTCTGTCACTTTCTCTGTTTGATTTGTTTCTTCCGTATTAACTacgttttttctttaaatttattttatttttacctctCTAACTGTCGTTTTTTCTCGCTCTAATAACGTGCTTAATTCCGGTCTTTACAGGTAATTATGTAAAGTACATGTCGTTTTCGGTGTTAATTaacttccattttcttttttaatattcactTCTTTGTCGTTgaatttcttctctctttctcttcaatCCTTAAAAAATGTGGCTTTTTCCCTTTCTAATTTCAGTTTGTCTTTTAGCGAATGTTAGTACACCATGCTTTTGTTCGTGTTAATTGCTATATTAATCACGTTTTATTCTCAGTTATCCACTTGTTTTTTTGGATCCTTTTGCAGGAACAAAGCGGCCATTGTGAAAGCTGGTGGTGTTCACAAGATGCTAAAGCTGATTGAATCTCCGGGTGATCCAAACCCTTCAGTCTTGGAAGCTATAGTGGCCAATTTCCTTGGCCTGAGCGCATTGGATTCGAATAAACCGGTGATCGGATCATCGGGTGCAATCCCGTTCTTGGCAAAAACCCTTCAGAGTAGTAGCCCCCAGGCCAAGCAAGATGCCCTCCGTGCGCTCTACAATCTTTCCATCTTCGCTTCCAACGTTTCAGTCATTTTGGAGACCGATTTGATCCCATTTCTATTGAAAGCACTGGGTGATATGGAAGTGAGTGAGAGGATTTTAGCAGTCCTCAGCAATGTGGTATCGACCCCGGAAGGTCGAAAGGCGATCAGCGTTGCACCGGATGCCTTCCCGATATTGGTCGACGCGTTGAATTGGAATGATTCGCCGGGTTGCCAAGAGAAGGCGTCGTACGTTTTGATGGTAATGGCACACAAAGCATATGGTGATAGGCAGGCAATGGTGGAGGCTGGAATCGTGTCGTCCttgctagaattaactcttttGGGCAGCACATTGGCCCAGAAGAGGGCTTCAAGGATCTTGGAGTGTTTGAGAGTGGATAAAGGGAAGCAAGTTTCGGAGAATTACGGCGGGAATTCGGGTGGTGCGGCGGTATCAGCTCCAATTTGTGGCGGGTGTGCATCATCGTCTTCTGCAAACCCAAATGCCGGGGAGGCGGAagatatgatgatgatgagtgAGGAGAAAATAGCAGTGAAGCAATTGGTCCAACAGAGTCTGCAGAACAACATGAAGAGAATTGTGAAGAGGGCAAATTTGCCACAGGACTTTGTTCCTTCAGACCATTTCAAGTCCCTCACATCTGGCTCCACTTCAAAGAGCTTGCCATTTTGAGGAGGCATTTGGAGCTATCCAAGAAGGTTTATTATTAGGTTGAAGACAAGAATCTTAAGGTTTATTAGGCTTCTGGTcccttgtagttttttttttttttgtgaattaaatatttagcctaaaatttatatatataatcattttGTACAAGTGTTACTAGAACAGTTTTAGAACAGTCATCTCTGGTTGATTTGTTTCTATgcatatttttgggtttttagaataattttaaGTAGGGCCGTGTAAATACCTGCTTTTATGGGGATCAGATTCTCTTCATTTCAAGTCGTTTATTGgtatgttatttaaaattttaaatgacatggcattatatatattgttaggtTCAACAAAACAAACTTATGGCCCGTTCCAAAGTTGGTTTATATAAAAATGCTTATCACAAACCTAACCCGTTCCGATgttaattttcctttttgaattttgatggaTAAGTAGTAGAAAAGATCGAATTTCCAATCCAACCAAGTTACTAATTTAATCCACATTAGTCATAGCCCAAGCTCATTCAATTCCGATATTGACCCATGAATTTGAGAGTACGAATGCGCATAGCATGGAATTCATACCCAAGTCATTATCGCACTAAATGGCCTCGTAACTACCACATAAaccataatttataattaaaccGTGCGTACTTAATTTCAAAGAGAATATATGCCTTAAAGCAATCAAACGTAGGGTAAATTATCGATTTGAAAGTAACCGAACCATCCCATGAGAACTGGTTTGGAGATGGTCTAACCACCAAAAACAATCACCCAAGAAAATTACCATTTTATCctcttcatcatttttttttcatttagtaTCATAATTTAGAccattcattttaaataaaacttcAAAGAATCTCAATCTCTTAGTGACGTTTCCTTTGCAGTGGCATGACATGCAAATATGGAAAGCTGGAGGGCTGCTAGTGTCACTCAAGACTTGTGTGAGTTTCCCTACAATCAAGGAGTCACTTTCAAAGCCCATCAGTACAATTATGTCTCCCACGTTGGCCCTACCCTCTTCAATATTATGAGTATCCCATAATACCCGAATCCTAATAAACAAACCTGTTGGTTGGGAGGTGTCGGTCGTTTTCTTATTCAAGCAAATTGAGACCATTCAGTATCTCCCTATGAATATTAGATGGAGACCCTTCCTGCCCATTTATTCAAACCAAACATATTTTATCATTctgccaacaacaacaacaaaaaataaaaatatatattttatcatgATTGGAGCACGAGAGACCCGTGTTTCGATGATTACAATTTTTACTGCaaagttatttataaattatttataaattgatgtaacAGTTCATAAtcgataaaataaataaacaaaaaatctgGTGGCAATCCAcgttttataaaaacaaatgttATGTAAACTGCTACGAGCCAGTCCACATTTTAGTGATTGACGTGATAAATGTCACGTTAGTTTGTAAATACGATAAGTATCAGTTTGTGAAAAAAaacttgtagtaaaagttaTATTACCTCGGGCAAGGTATTATTCGATGAAACCaaactttcaaaaaaacactttcaaaGTAGTATATAAAATTGTAACGAGTGTTGCTAAAGATACTGCAAGTTTTATTGTAAGTtccttacaaattgatgtgacaaatcacgtcagtttgtaagtcATCGTGGTACTTACTATGTTAATCACTAtgcaattaaatttgattataactGACGTGAGAAATCTACGTAGGCTTTTGcgtcaatttataagaaattagaGTAAAAGATATTGtagtatttgaaaattttagtgTAATTTTGAACAGAAGAGAGCCAAATTGATAACTAATGCAATTGATTCCCTTTTCCATATGGGTATCTTTCATTTGTCAGTTTTGAATACTGGGTCTGAAGGATTTACAGAGTTGAATTGAATTCAATATAAGTTTTACAGTGAGAACATGGCTGTTGAGCCCTCTTCTCTTTCATCAATTCAAAAATCTTATTTATTACTTATGCATTGTCAATGCTTTTCCCTCGTTTAATGGGCAATTTTCTATTACCTAATTACAGATGTTAACGAAGAATTAGTAAACCAATTTGGTTTGGAGTGCTGTAACTGTAGcatcttttattataaattatttacaaattgaCTGCTAATTATGTTTAAGGgtgattatcttcttctttttttaataaccatCGGCCTCCGTCAATATGTCTCACGATCTGCCAAAATGATAGTCTTTAACGACGGAGGAGTTATGataagtaaatggtagttcgatGCGGTTAGGTGATGAGAACGTCAGTTTGTGAGGGTATATTAACagaggccggtagttcatgaaataaaaagataatttcCCTTTATGCTTATAAATTGACGTAACAGTTTACGTTCACATATATcaactaataataaaatatgttagtttaatagactggatcgaaaaaagaaaagcttccGCTAAACTTTGAAGCagttaatttaatagactgaattaaaGTATTGTTCATCGTTTGTGGTACCGGTGTGGGTAGATCGAACACAAAAATTCTACAGATTCATGATTGTCCATTTGTGGTCCATTTTCAAGGTCGTGTCGGACCACATTAGCCACTGTTGGGGCATAATTTTTGTGCCTCTGCTGAATGTAAGGCTTCTTTGTGAAATGTTTAGTGTTTTGATGTAACTATCACCAGACTAATTAAGTGGCCCTCTtctaaaattgttttaattatttgtatttaaaattattcttttttacgttttaatgattaaaaggaaaaaaaaaaaaatcaaatttagtatTTAGGTTTTCTAgcaatttcaatttagtgtgagTTTTCAATTTTGACAAATAAGTCATTAAATTCTTTcccaatttcaaataagttctCTTGTCAACCTatcaaccaattaattaatcGTATGTTATGTCAAATCAATAAATTGATGTCATGTAACTCGTATATGTAACTCGTATAAGAGCACTAACAACAGCTTCTCtaaatttctttcatttccttaATTGTAcgaaaaactcttaaaaaaccacttgaatcaaatttctttgtTATTCCCTAAACTAAGGAAACCAAAAATTGTACCATATATCTAAGGAAGCAAAAaactattaaataaaaaaaaatatttaaaaactctctctttcctctctcttagcatttaattaaaaaaaatattaaaatagtatagaaaaagaataagagaatctattgtgtagtgcatttaaatagagaagcaaaaaatggtttaattctCTACATTGAGAAAAAGTTTTAAGAAAAGCTGCTAGATGCTCTAATACTTTGCGTGACAACTTTCCTATCACATGACACACATTTAGTTTACAGTACCAATAtacagtaaataaaaaaataaaataataataataaaatagagataaaGGAGAGGCGGTCGACCACCTCTAACTAGTGATGAAGGACATACCTCATAGGAGAGGAGCTGCCACCCCTAGCCACTCTCACTCGTTAGGGGCGGTCAGCCACctctctttttttggtttttaaatttttatttagaatGTATTTATAATCAAAGTAATTGTGTCAAGTGGCAATCATATTTAACATATAACTTGTCAAATGAAAGCTACATGGCATCAATTGATGGATCTAATGTGTCCCAGTTAATTAGATTCAGACCTAATAAAAACCAGATAAAAACCTAAGAACCTAATTGTTAAAAATGGAGACTTGAAATTGTGTAAAaaccctaaggactaaattttaatttttccctAATTAAAAAGACTTTCAGCAACCACGTACAATTACTCAAGTTGTTGCACCATGGTGAGTATCTGTATGAAAAAACCAACATAATATTCTCTTCTCTCCATTTAACATCAGCAACCACAATTACTCTTAGGAATTACTCACTAAGAAATCACCAGAAATCCTCAATCTCATaaaatatgattattttttgGGCAGGTAGAAATCAAATATGAAAGTCTTCCCATATCCAATAATACGTTTCATACCATTAGAAATTAAAGTTTGCAAAACTTTGTGTTGTCCAGAAAGTTTAACAAAAAGGTTCAAGTACACAACGTTTCCATGTGCTAAGAAAACCAGGCCAGTAGCTACACAACTTGATTAAAAAGCACATAAACTCTGATGCCTTTGTCATCATACTAGAAggcaaaactcaaaacataccTTTTATTCACCATATTTACGACCCCATAACGCGTACCCGGACATTTATTCACAACATTTACAGGCTCCAAAACGCAAACTCAATCATTGGCAGCCATTGCATCCATTGCAGAGCTGCTCTCCAGTTTCTTTATGAGCAATCTCTTCTGAGGAGGAAGGTCTTTGGCTGACGTAGACACATCGGCATCAACAACGATCGAGTCGTCCTCGTTGAAATCTCCCCTCAAGATTCCCATTGCAATTTCATTCTCAACCAACTGTTGTATTACCCTCTTAACCGGCCTCGCTCCAAAGTTCGGGTCAAAACCCAGCGTCCCAAGAAGCTCGACAGCTTCCTTTGTGTAATGAAGATCAATTTTCTTCTGTTTGAGCCTGTCTTTCAAACGATCCAGCTGCAAAGGGCAATGACATGTGTTAACAATGTAGCTTTTATGACAAAGGAATATGGATTTTGCTAACAATGATTTTGCATTTAGCAAtgattaaatgaataaaaacaaCAGAATATGTATTTAGATTGCTGTATTAAAGGCAACAGTTATAAATATACAGATACATGTACAAACAGGCCCAGGTTAAATTAGATATGCCCAAGAAAGTTAAAAATAGACTAAAGAtcatttgggtttgcgattcCGAAACGTGCGAtataaaaattgcgatttttaaaaatgtagttaagcatttggtaaaattgcagtttaaccTCCAAAATCACagatttttctacgttttcaaattgcaattttttaaaaacgtacttCCAAACAATACATTTTCTGCGacttagtttaaaatcgcatttttggTTTGTGAAATCGCAATGCCAAACGCACTCTAATTCAGCTTCAATCTGATCTCACCTTTTGCAACCCAAGGGAATTATGAAAGTTTGTATACCTCACTCAATAGGGGCGAGGTTACATGTGAACAATCATCCTAAATGTAACCATATGATCTCATGCTTCCCTTAGATGGTCATAAAATTCAGCGACTATCATTTAACAATAAGACCATAACCAACCATTAGGATTTTCTACTGCAGTAGGTTATTGAAGGCATTAAAGGACCGTCAGCATAAGAATAAGCCTCACTAAAGCAATATATAAGAAATGCTTATACAATAAAGTATTTTATGGAGAAGATTAATCACCTGTATCTCGACAATTTTACTTATTTGATTGGAGTCCAGAGGCTGGAACACAATATACTCGTCAATTCGATTCATGAATTCTGGGCGGAAAGTTTGTCTAGCCAACTCAACAACTTGTTTCTTCATCAAATCATAAACTGCTTTCTTGTCACCCGGTGTGCTAAGAGTCTCAAGTATATAATGGGAGCCGATGTTCGAGGTCATTATCACAACACAATTCGTAAAACTAACGGTCCTCCCTTGAGAATCAGTTATTCTTCCATCATCCAACAACTGTAACAAAATGTTGAAGACATCATGATGCGCTTTCTCTATTTCATCAAAGAGTACAACAGAATAAGGTCTTCGACGAACCACTTCAGTTAGCTGCCCACCTTCTTCATAACCAACATAGCCAGGTGGGGCCCCGACCAGGCGCGAAACTGCATGTTTTTCCATGTACTCGCTCATATCGATTCTCACAAGAGCATTTTCTGTGTTAAAAAGATAACCAGCCAAGGCCTTTGCAAGCTCTGTTTTCCCAACACCAGTAGGGCCCATGAACATGAAACTTGCTATGGGTCGATTTGGGTCAGATAATCCTGCCCTCGAGCGTCGGATAGCATCTGCAACTGATTTAACCGCCATATCTTGACCAACCACCCTCTTGTGAAGAACCTCTTCCAGCAAGACCAACTTGTCTCTCTCGGATTGTTGAAGATTTGATAAGGGTATACCAGTCCATTTGCTTACAATCTCAGCAATATCAAGATCAGTGACCTCTTCTCGAAGCAAAGATTTTCCAGACTTCTGGAACTCTGCAAGGTTCTTCTCTGCCTCTTCTAATTGTCGTTGAAGGGATATTAGGGTTCCATATCTTAGTTCAGCTGCACGATTTAGGTCATACTCACGCTCAGCAGCTTCCATCTCTAGGTTAACTCTACCAATCTGCAAATATTAAAAAGAGATGAAAGCAGGGAAAAAACGTGAAGGTGTTATAATGTCAATGAATTCTACACATGTATAATTACCTCCTCTTTAATTGATCTTATCCGTGTCATGAGAGCCTTCTCATGTTCCCACAGCTCAGTAAattctttctgtttttgtttgagCAAAGTCAAATCATTTTCTAGCTTGCTTAACCTTTCTTTGGATGCTTTATCAGTGTCGTTTTTCAGAGATAGCTTCTCCATCTCCAACTTTAGAACAGCTCTATCTATCTCATCTAACTCCGTAGGCTTAGAAGTCATTTCCATTTTCAGCTTTGCAGCAGCTTCATCAACAAGATCAATGGCTGAAAGGGGAAAAGCTAAATTAGAAAATCTACAGAGACAAAATGAGACAAGGAAAActtcatgattttaataaacaaCTTCCTTTTTGGATGAGACCAAGCTTCTACCAAGTGTAGAGGACTACGAagggtgaaaaagaaaaaagaaaaaatctattTGCTCCTCCATTAGACATCTGACAGCTCTCCAGTTTTTTGTAGCTAAGCAAGGGAGAAAACCTACATTACTCATCATAAGAAATGTCAATGCTTGGACAAAGCCACCCATAAAGCACACAGTTGAAACATCTATCAAAGGAGTAACTCaaataaaccttaaaaaaataagaaaaagtaccacaaaaaaatggaaaggcctaaattgttgaaaaaaaaaaaaaaaaaaatcagcttcCAAATCCATGAGGAACAATgattttgctctctctctctctctctctctaaagctTTGAACTCTTTAACGTAAATATATCATGGGCTATTATCCATTTATAACATCACACCTCAATTAATTGGTATGTGAATACATAgacaagaaaatgataaaaataaaattaagctaACTGACATTGACATCAATTTTTAACGCTTAAAGTTACTATTTTACCTTTATCAGGCAAAAAACGTCCTGTAATGTATCGACCTGCTAGAACTGCTGCTGAAACGAGAGCGCTATCTGATATTTTAACACCATGATGCAGCTCATAGCGCTCTCGCAATCCACGAAGAATAGATATTGTGTCTTCAACTGATGGTTGATCACAGAACACTTGTTGGAATCTCCGCTCAAGTGCAGGATCCTTCTCAATGTATTTCCTGTACTCATTCAATGTAGTTGCTCCGATACATCGAAGCTCGCCTCGACCAAGCATCGGTTTCAACAAGTTCCCAGCATCCATTGCACCACTTGTAGCACCTACACATAAATCATCAACATGGCTATCGTATAGATACAATGTAAGCAAGGGCTGAACTAAAATTTTAGGTAAGGGAGgatgggcaaaaaaaaaaattagggtggtaaaaaattaattttagaggGGTTATCccataaaaacatataatttttggGGCATTTTGAAATTCTTGGGGGGAATACCGCCCCCAATGCTTGCTGTGGTTCCGCCCTGAATGTCAGAATGCACAATGCATTACATTGTAGATTTGAAAATAACGCCACACAAAGATGTATAGATACATGATTATGGGTGCGCATACAAATACAGATGTGACTGATTTTCACTAGTGTTTTCATGTAGTAAAATCATGCTCTAGGCAGCAGCTTAAATGCTACAGAAAAGGAACCAAAGACGGTACATATGCCAGATTCTAAACAACAGGATTCTATCCCAAAGCGAATTATATAGCGCACAAACCTGCACCAACAACAGTATGGATCTCATCAATGAATAAAATAATCTGCCCATTTGAAGAAGTGACCTCCTTCAAGACAGCTTTCAATCTTTCCTCAAAGTCTCCACGAAACTTGGCACCAGCAACCAATGAACCCATATCTAGGGAGATTAACTGTAGAATAAAAGATAAAACACAGAATCCAAATTCAACTTTTACTATCATGGAAAGCAATACAGTAAACAATGAAGTCACTTCACAGTAAATTTAGCTACAGCCAATTACGTATACAGAGAGCTTAGTTTGCATCCATATAAAAACAGATCCTGAATAGTTCCATCTGCCGAGATTTGTACAATAATCTAAAAAAACTGGATTTCTagcaaatccaaaataatattCCGTTGAAGGCTACAACTTACAATCATAACCAATCATCATGGCAATCATGACATACTGCAACGAAGATTCAAAATAGGCCCATTCTTATTGAATCTGTTCCATCCATTCCTGGATCTAAGATACTGTTgatcagattttttattttctattttttttaaaaaaaaagtcatttagGGATTAGTGTTGTAGTTGAATCTTTGGTCCAAAAATGGATGAAAACCTGTGGGAGATTTACATTCTGATGGATAGGCAAATCGTTATTTCATTTGAATCTTGTACAACATTCAACATCCATTTGCTTCATTAAATTCTATTAAGAGCACTGAAGactaaaagaataaaaacaaaataatccaAACTCTAAAAACCAACTTTCCAGTTGAGTAAATGCTGCTCAAGAAAGACAATGTTGGGCAGCTATTATAGCTATCAACAGAGTGAAGTAAAAACATATATAACTACAGAGTTGTCCGAGAATTGGGTTAAAGTAATCCCTCCCtccccccaccccaccccacccccgCGGACACACAAAtacgcgagagagagagagagagagagagagagagagagagaggacccacacaataaaaaaattgaggattAAAACAAAAGAACTTTACTACCTTCCGATTCAACAGTGGCTCTGGTACATCCCCCCGCACAATCCGTTGAGCTAATCTGAAAATTGATACTAGGATTATTAGTGCAAAAAGAAAGTTCCCTATAACCCCACAATCAATGTcacaagaaaaaatttcaaaatatattcgATCAATAAGATATGATGATAGTAACATATCTCTTAAGAGAAATGGTTAATATAACCAACACTTCAAACTGGCTGCAGGAGTATACATCATGAGAAGAAAATAGTGACTACTTGAACTTGAAACACCAAATTCAAACACGCAACCTAAGTGGTATTAATTCATTATAGGACATAAAGATATCATTTTAGAACATAAGAATGTCACCAAAGTATCTTGTTCATATTATCAAAGAAAATTTGGGTTGAACCAAAGCCTCATTAAAGATATCATTATTAAAGCACCATATGCCATTTGTACCAAATATCTTGTTTTGTAACAATATTCAATGCTTTACTTTTATATGTGCATGATAGAACAAATTGTTCATATCAAATGTCTCCTCCATAACAGTATTTCAGGCTGCACATTCACAAATTACAAGGGAACGGAAGAAggaataaaaaattagcagaaAGCAGGTGACATAAGCTTTACTTAGTTGAGGACACTGTCTATCAATAACATTCTCCGCATATAGACATTGAATTTAAAATTCTCATACCCTGTATATTTGGTCCTGATGGAATAAGCTGTCTGTAAATTTCCTTAACTATCCAGTTCTTGCTCTGCGAGCCATAAATTTTTGACTGACAATTTATCACACAAGCATTTCACTAAAAATAATTAGTAGGTGAAATGTTGTCAACTCAAGAATCATTCTCATAATTTGAACTTGCAGCAAGAACATatagttacaaaaaaaaaaaaaggtcaaaaaaaaaaaagtgcacctttttattttatttctattaattaacTGATGCTGGTCAGATAGATTGAATTAACCTAGAAGGATCGATAATGAAGTGAACTGTCTGACAGCAACAGATACAAAAACCACTACATCTAAGATCAGCACTACATCAATCTACTGCCAACTAGTCATTGAAGTAAAAATGAATGCCCTGTAAAGTAGTTCAGAGATTCATGTTCACAAATCTGTAGTACTTAGCATCAACCAGACATAAGAAAGACTGAACCAACTGAAAATTGTACTTAAAATTAAATCACCTAAAACAGAATTTTCATGTACTTGCACAAGAACTATGATGAGGCACAATTTcccaaaagtgaaaaaatacttccaaaaacaTACCCTTCAGCAATTGCAGTCTTCCCCACACCAGGTTCACCAATAATAACaggattattttttgttctcctAGATAATATCTGGATACAACGCCGGATTTCATCATCTCGTCCTATAACAGGATCAAGTTTGCCTCGCCTTGCAAGTTCAGTCAAGTCATTCCCATATTTCTCCAATGCCTCATATTTTCCTTCAGGATCTAcataagacaagaaaaagatGTGAGATAAAGGCAAGAAGTAACAAAAGCAGCCAAGAATGTGGCATTACAATTCAAATAAGGTCAACTCAAGGTGGAACATTGGAAAAGGGAGGAAAAGGTTTTTCAAGATGATCCCAATGCTCCGACAATATGTTCTTTGACATCTAAAATACCTCAGTTGCTGCTATTAGTTTAAGAAGCTTAATAGATTCCTCAAGAAGAATTAGAATTTCAGCATTAAGATTAGCTGCTTTGCTATCACATAAGCATCAACTACCTTGCGACTGGAAAACAAGGATGTCAGTATTCATTTATGGTAACAACATATTCCTACAAAAGAAGATGCAACAAAAATCTCGATCTATACAGATCTCAATATCCacattgaaagaaaaatgtctCGCacgagaaaaaaatgaaaagctgGAGTGACCTTCTTGAGCAACCCAACATACCAATGTAAATTTAGAGTAATAAATTTATACTTCATATTCTTACATGATAGAGTAATAAATTTAGTTCAAAGACTATCCTTTGCAGCTTCCTAGAATTCTTTCAACTATATGCAATTCGGGCATATTGTTCTTGTCATACGAGGCAAAATATCTGTAAGAGGTATACT
Coding sequences within:
- the LOC133871007 gene encoding chaperone protein ClpB4, mitochondrial; translation: MASRRASRLTKSLLAASINASRPARLTHSQLRARVVSGSTCSFLGNSVSSLSRPLAFGRVSDGNVASAKFLADTFMRRQFHSSTPSFYSAASSSQVNQSEFTEMAWEGVIGAVEAARLFKQQVVESEHLMKALLEQKDGLARRIFTKAGLDNTSVLQATDDFISKQPKVIGDTSGPKIGTHLSNLLDVARKRKKEMGDDFLSVEHLVLAFLPDKRFGQQLFSNLQLSEKDLKDAVQAVRGSQRVTDQNPEGKYEALEKYGNDLTELARRGKLDPVIGRDDEIRRCIQILSRRTKNNPVIIGEPGVGKTAIAEGLAQRIVRGDVPEPLLNRKLISLDMGSLVAGAKFRGDFEERLKAVLKEVTSSNGQIILFIDEIHTVVGAGATSGAMDAGNLLKPMLGRGELRCIGATTLNEYRKYIEKDPALERRFQQVFCDQPSVEDTISILRGLRERYELHHGVKISDSALVSAAVLAGRYITGRFLPDKAIDLVDEAAAKLKMEMTSKPTELDEIDRAVLKLEMEKLSLKNDTDKASKERLSKLENDLTLLKQKQKEFTELWEHEKALMTRIRSIKEEIGRVNLEMEAAEREYDLNRAAELRYGTLISLQRQLEEAEKNLAEFQKSGKSLLREEVTDLDIAEIVSKWTGIPLSNLQQSERDKLVLLEEVLHKRVVGQDMAVKSVADAIRRSRAGLSDPNRPIASFMFMGPTGVGKTELAKALAGYLFNTENALVRIDMSEYMEKHAVSRLVGAPPGYVGYEEGGQLTEVVRRRPYSVVLFDEIEKAHHDVFNILLQLLDDGRITDSQGRTVSFTNCVVIMTSNIGSHYILETLSTPGDKKAVYDLMKKQVVELARQTFRPEFMNRIDEYIVFQPLDSNQISKIVEIQLDRLKDRLKQKKIDLHYTKEAVELLGTLGFDPNFGARPVKRVIQQLVENEIAMGILRGDFNEDDSIVVDADVSTSAKDLPPQKRLLIKKLESSSAMDAMAAND
- the LOC133870129 gene encoding U-box domain-containing protein 13 codes for the protein MAKCQRNDVASLILDRPTAAAAGGHSRLWTVFSGSAFRRAIFDAVSCGGGSRHRNRHREEDDVFAASVRSTAKAPEKRKAVRSEKLSDLLSMADSPEAESDAETKRKEEALEELKRVARGLQAEDLSTRKEAARSVRLRAKEDSEARVTLAMLGAIPPLVGMLDSEDADSQIASLYALLNLGIGNDVNKAAIVKAGGVHKMLKLIESPGDPNPSVLEAIVANFLGLSALDSNKPVIGSSGAIPFLAKTLQSSSPQAKQDALRALYNLSIFASNVSVILETDLIPFLLKALGDMEVSERILAVLSNVVSTPEGRKAISVAPDAFPILVDALNWNDSPGCQEKASYVLMVMAHKAYGDRQAMVEAGIVSSLLELTLLGSTLAQKRASRILECLRVDKGKQVSENYGGNSGGAAVSAPICGGCASSSSANPNAGEAEDMMMMSEEKIAVKQLVQQSLQNNMKRIVKRANLPQDFVPSDHFKSLTSGSTSKSLPF